A part of Streptomyces sp. DSM 40750 genomic DNA contains:
- a CDS encoding DUF503 domain-containing protein, with protein sequence MYVGTLSFDLLLGDVRSLKEKRSVVRPIVAELQRKFAVSVAEVDHMDLHRRAGIGLAVVSGDTVHLTDVLDRCERLVAGRPEVELLSVRRRLHGEDD encoded by the coding sequence ATGTATGTGGGGACTCTGTCCTTCGATCTCCTGCTCGGCGACGTACGGTCGCTGAAGGAGAAGCGCTCCGTCGTCCGTCCGATCGTGGCCGAGCTGCAGCGCAAGTTCGCGGTGAGTGTGGCGGAGGTCGACCACATGGATCTGCATCGCCGGGCCGGGATCGGACTGGCGGTGGTCTCGGGCGACACGGTGCATCTGACCGACGTACTCGACCGGTGCGAGCGGCTGGTCGCCGGGCGGCCCGAGGTGGAACTGCTCTCGGTGAGACGGCGCCTGCACGGTGAAGACGACTGA
- the infB gene encoding translation initiation factor IF-2 has translation MAKVRVYELAKEFGVESKVVMAKLQELGEFVRSASSTIEAPVVRKLTDALQQGNGGGKPAAPRKAAPARPAAPSPAQAARPAGPRPGPAAPKPPVAERPAAPAPGPRPTPGPKPPAPKPAPASPAPSVPEFQAPPSAPAAPPSRPGARPGPGGQRPAGGHGGQRPGGPGQERGQDRGDRGQASRPAGGHGGQRPERSGGPGAPRPGGARPTGPRPGNNPFTSGGSTGMGRPQAPRPGGAPRPGGPGGAQGGGPRPQAPGQAPRPQGGPGGAPRPQGGPGGARPTPGGMPRPQAPRPGGGPGGNRPNPGMMPQRPAAGPRPGGGGPGGRGPGGGGGGRPGGPGGGGGRPGGGGFAGRPGGPGGGGGGFAGRPGGPGGGGGGFAGRPGGPGGGGGRPGFGGRPGGPGARGGTQGAFGRPGGPARRGRKSKRQRRQEYEAMQAPSVGGVMLPRGNGQSVRLSRGASLTDFAEKIGANPASLVGVMMNLGEMVTATQSVSDETLKLLADEMNFILEIVSPEEEDRELLESFDIEFGEDEGGEEFLVPRPPVVTVMGHVDHGKTRLLDTIRKTNVVAGEAGGITQHIGAYQVATQVNDEERKITFIDTPGHEAFTAMRARGAKSTDIAILVVAANDGVMPQTIEALNHAKAAGVPIVVAVNKIDVEGADPTKVRGQLTEFGLVAEEYGGDTMFVDISAKQGLNIDSLLEAVVLTADASLDLRANPEQDAQGIAIESHLDRGRGAVATVLVQRGTLRVGDTMVVGDAYGRVRAMLDDKGENVEEAGPSTPVLVLGLTNVPGAGDNFLVVDEDRTARQIAEKRAARERNANFARRGVRFSLENLDEALKAGLVQELNLIIKGDASGSVEALESSLLQLDVGEEVDIRVLHRGVGAVTESDIDLATGSDAIVIGFNVRAAGRAAQMAEREGVDVRYYSVIYQAIEEIEAALKGMLKPEYEEVELGTAEIREVFKSSKLGNIAGVLVRSGEVKRNTKARLVRDGKVIAENLTISGLRRFKDDVTEIREGFEGGINLGNFNDIKVDDVIATYEMREKPRS, from the coding sequence GTGGCTAAGGTCCGGGTATACGAACTCGCCAAGGAGTTCGGGGTTGAGAGCAAGGTCGTCATGGCCAAGCTCCAAGAGCTCGGTGAATTCGTCCGTTCGGCGTCCTCGACGATCGAGGCGCCCGTTGTACGCAAACTGACTGACGCCCTCCAGCAGGGCAATGGGGGCGGCAAGCCCGCTGCTCCCCGTAAGGCTGCCCCGGCCCGTCCGGCGGCACCGTCTCCCGCGCAGGCCGCACGTCCGGCCGGTCCGCGTCCTGGTCCCGCCGCGCCGAAGCCGCCCGTCGCCGAGCGGCCCGCCGCCCCGGCCCCGGGTCCGCGCCCGACGCCCGGTCCCAAGCCGCCGGCGCCGAAGCCCGCTCCGGCCTCCCCGGCCCCGAGCGTGCCCGAGTTCCAGGCACCCCCGTCGGCTCCGGCCGCCCCGCCCTCGCGTCCGGGCGCTCGTCCCGGCCCGGGTGGTCAGCGACCGGCCGGGGGCCACGGTGGTCAGCGTCCGGGCGGTCCCGGCCAGGAGCGCGGCCAAGACCGTGGCGACCGCGGTCAGGCATCGCGTCCTGCCGGTGGCCACGGCGGTCAGCGTCCCGAGCGTTCGGGTGGCCCCGGTGCGCCCCGTCCGGGCGGTGCCCGTCCGACCGGTCCGCGTCCGGGTAACAACCCCTTCACCTCCGGTGGCTCGACCGGCATGGGACGCCCGCAGGCGCCCCGTCCGGGCGGCGCTCCCCGGCCCGGCGGCCCCGGTGGCGCCCAGGGCGGCGGTCCGCGTCCGCAGGCCCCCGGCCAGGCTCCCCGTCCGCAGGGCGGTCCCGGTGGCGCTCCGCGTCCCCAGGGCGGTCCGGGCGGTGCCCGTCCGACTCCCGGCGGCATGCCCCGTCCGCAGGCGCCGCGTCCCGGCGGTGGCCCCGGCGGCAACCGTCCCAACCCGGGCATGATGCCGCAGCGTCCGGCTGCCGGCCCGCGTCCCGGCGGCGGTGGCCCCGGTGGCCGCGGTCCCGGTGGCGGTGGCGGCGGTCGTCCCGGCGGTCCCGGTGGCGGCGGCGGTCGTCCGGGTGGCGGCGGTTTCGCCGGTCGTCCCGGTGGTCCCGGTGGCGGTGGCGGCGGTTTCGCCGGTCGTCCGGGTGGTCCCGGTGGCGGCGGTGGCGGTTTCGCCGGTCGTCCGGGTGGTCCCGGTGGCGGCGGTGGCCGTCCCGGCTTCGGCGGTCGTCCCGGTGGTCCGGGTGCCCGTGGTGGAACGCAGGGCGCCTTCGGCCGTCCCGGCGGTCCCGCGCGTCGTGGTCGCAAGTCGAAGCGGCAGAGGCGCCAGGAGTACGAGGCCATGCAGGCCCCGTCGGTCGGCGGCGTGATGCTGCCTCGCGGCAACGGACAGTCCGTCCGCCTGTCGCGCGGTGCGTCGCTCACCGACTTCGCCGAGAAGATCGGCGCCAACCCGGCGTCGCTCGTCGGCGTGATGATGAACCTCGGCGAGATGGTCACTGCCACGCAGTCCGTCTCCGACGAGACGCTGAAGCTCCTCGCGGACGAGATGAACTTCATCCTCGAGATCGTCAGCCCGGAGGAGGAGGACCGCGAGCTGCTCGAGTCCTTCGACATCGAGTTCGGCGAGGACGAGGGCGGCGAGGAGTTCCTCGTCCCGCGTCCGCCGGTCGTGACCGTCATGGGTCACGTCGACCACGGCAAGACCCGCCTCCTTGACACCATCCGCAAGACGAACGTCGTCGCGGGCGAGGCCGGCGGTATCACGCAGCACATCGGTGCGTACCAGGTCGCGACCCAGGTCAACGACGAAGAGCGCAAGATCACCTTCATCGACACCCCGGGCCACGAGGCGTTCACCGCCATGCGTGCCCGTGGTGCCAAGTCGACCGACATCGCGATCCTCGTGGTGGCGGCCAACGACGGTGTGATGCCCCAGACGATCGAGGCGCTGAACCACGCCAAGGCGGCCGGTGTGCCGATCGTGGTCGCGGTCAACAAGATCGACGTCGAGGGCGCGGACCCGACCAAGGTGCGCGGTCAGCTCACCGAGTTCGGTCTGGTGGCCGAGGAATACGGCGGCGACACGATGTTCGTCGACATCTCCGCCAAGCAGGGTCTGAACATCGACTCCCTGCTGGAGGCCGTGGTCCTGACCGCGGACGCCTCGCTCGACCTGCGGGCCAACCCGGAGCAGGACGCGCAGGGCATCGCGATCGAGTCCCACCTCGACCGTGGCCGCGGCGCCGTCGCGACCGTCCTGGTCCAGCGAGGCACCCTGCGGGTCGGCGACACCATGGTGGTCGGCGACGCCTACGGCCGTGTCCGCGCGATGCTCGACGACAAGGGCGAGAACGTGGAAGAGGCGGGTCCCTCGACCCCGGTCCTCGTCCTCGGTCTCACCAACGTCCCGGGCGCCGGCGACAACTTCCTCGTCGTCGACGAGGACCGTACGGCCCGTCAGATCGCCGAGAAGCGCGCGGCGCGTGAGCGCAACGCCAACTTCGCCCGGCGCGGCGTCCGGTTCTCCCTGGAGAACCTGGACGAGGCCCTCAAGGCCGGTCTGGTGCAGGAACTCAACCTCATCATCAAGGGCGACGCGTCCGGTTCGGTGGAGGCTCTCGAGTCCTCGCTGCTCCAGCTCGACGTCGGCGAAGAGGTCGACATCCGCGTCCTGCACCGCGGTGTGGGTGCGGTCACCGAGTCGGACATCGACCTGGCGACCGGCTCCGACGCCATCGTCATCGGCTTCAACGTCCGCGCTGCGGGCCGCGCGGCGCAGATGGCGGAGCGCGAGGGCGTCGACGTCCGGTACTACTCGGTGATCTACCAGGCCATCGAGGAGATCGAGGCGGCCCTCAAGGGCATGCTCAAGCCGGAGTACGAGGAGGTCGAGCTCGGCACGGCGGAGATCCGCGAGGTCTTCAAGTCGTCCAAGCTGGGCAACATCGCCGGTGTCCTGGTCCGCTCCGGAGAGGTCAAGCGCAACACCAAGGCGCGCCTCGTCCGCGACGGCAAGGTCATCGCGGAGAACCTCACCATCTCCGGTCTGCGTCGCTTCAAGGACGACGTCACCGAGATCCGCGAAGGCTTCGAGGGTGGTATCAACCTCGGAAACTTCAACGACATCAAGGTGGACGACGTCATCGCGACGTACGAGATGCGCGAAAAGCCGCGGTCCTAA
- a CDS encoding YlxR family protein produces MSGRTRARACPERTCVGCRQRAAKTELLRVVAIEDECVPDPRGTLPGRGAYVHPAQVCLDLGVRRRAFTRALRAPGALDTKALRRYVEQTTVAEQATP; encoded by the coding sequence GTGTCTGGCCGGACGCGTGCCCGCGCATGCCCTGAACGCACCTGTGTGGGGTGCAGGCAGCGAGCGGCCAAGACCGAACTGCTGCGGGTCGTGGCGATCGAGGACGAATGCGTCCCCGATCCTCGCGGTACGCTGCCCGGCCGGGGTGCGTACGTCCACCCCGCCCAGGTCTGTCTCGACTTGGGCGTACGCCGCCGGGCGTTCACGCGGGCGCTGCGTGCCCCGGGAGCGCTCGACACAAAGGCGTTGCGCCGATACGTGGAGCAGACAACAGTTGCTGAGCAGGCAACACCGTAA
- the rimP gene encoding ribosome maturation factor RimP encodes MSTTQSERLRELLEPLVRSQGLDLEELAVDSVGRKRVLRVVVDSDEGADLDAVADVSRALSAKLDETDAMGQAEYTLEVGTPGAERALTEHRHYRRAVDRLVRFQLTAAAGAGELTARILTVDDDGLDLEVPGVKGRKATTRRLAFDEIDKARVQVEFNRKDKKDMTEEEEA; translated from the coding sequence ATGAGCACCACCCAGAGCGAGAGGCTGCGAGAACTGTTGGAACCGCTCGTACGCTCCCAGGGCCTGGATCTCGAAGAGCTCGCCGTGGACTCGGTCGGACGCAAGCGAGTGCTGCGCGTGGTCGTCGACTCGGACGAGGGCGCGGATCTGGACGCGGTCGCCGACGTCAGCCGCGCGCTCTCGGCCAAGCTGGACGAGACGGACGCGATGGGCCAGGCGGAGTACACCCTGGAAGTCGGTACGCCGGGCGCCGAACGCGCCCTCACCGAGCATCGCCACTACCGCCGCGCCGTGGACCGGCTGGTGAGGTTCCAGCTGACGGCTGCGGCCGGTGCCGGGGAACTGACCGCCAGAATCCTGACCGTGGACGACGACGGCCTCGACCTCGAAGTGCCCGGGGTGAAGGGCCGCAAGGCCACCACCCGTCGGCTCGCCTTCGACGAGATCGACAAGGCCCGCGTCCAGGTCGAGTTCAACCGCAAGGACAAGAAGGACATGACGGAAGAGGAGGAGGCGTAG
- a CDS encoding bifunctional riboflavin kinase/FAD synthetase → MQRWRGLEDIPEDWGRSVVTIGSYDGVHRGHQLILRHAVERARELGVPSVAVTFDPHPSEVLRPGSHPPLLAPHHRRAELMAEVGVDAVLILPFTTEFSRLSPADFVAKVIVDKLHAKAVVEGPNFRFGHKAAGDVAFLAEQGKTYDFEVEVVDLFVTGEAGGGQPFSSTLTRRLVAEGDVEGAREILGRPHRVEGVVVRGAQRGRELGFPTANVETLPHTAIPADGVYAGWLHVDGEAMPAAISVGTNPQFDGTERTVEAYAIDRVGLDLYGLHVAVDFLAFVRGQAKFDSLDALLVAMGEDVKRCRELIGAYEGE, encoded by the coding sequence GTGCAGCGCTGGCGTGGCTTGGAGGACATCCCCGAGGACTGGGGGCGCAGCGTCGTCACCATCGGTTCCTACGACGGGGTGCACCGCGGGCACCAGCTGATCCTCCGGCACGCCGTGGAACGCGCGCGTGAGCTGGGTGTTCCCTCCGTCGCCGTCACTTTCGACCCGCACCCCAGCGAGGTCCTGCGCCCCGGCAGCCACCCGCCGCTGCTCGCCCCGCACCACCGCCGCGCCGAACTGATGGCCGAGGTCGGCGTGGACGCGGTTCTGATCCTGCCCTTCACGACCGAGTTCTCGCGGCTCTCCCCGGCCGACTTCGTCGCCAAGGTGATCGTCGACAAGCTGCACGCCAAGGCCGTCGTCGAGGGCCCCAACTTCCGCTTCGGCCACAAGGCCGCAGGAGACGTGGCGTTCCTGGCGGAGCAGGGCAAGACGTACGACTTCGAGGTCGAGGTCGTCGACCTGTTCGTCACCGGTGAGGCCGGCGGCGGACAGCCCTTCTCCTCGACCCTGACCCGGCGGCTGGTCGCCGAGGGCGATGTCGAGGGCGCGCGCGAGATCCTCGGCCGCCCCCACCGCGTCGAGGGCGTCGTCGTGCGCGGCGCTCAGCGCGGACGCGAACTGGGCTTCCCGACGGCCAACGTCGAGACCCTCCCGCACACCGCGATCCCCGCCGACGGCGTCTACGCGGGCTGGCTGCACGTGGACGGCGAGGCCATGCCGGCGGCGATCTCCGTCGGCACGAACCCCCAGTTCGACGGCACCGAGCGCACGGTCGAGGCGTACGCCATCGACCGCGTCGGCCTCGACCTCTACGGCCTCCATGTCGCCGTCGACTTCCTCGCCTTCGTGCGCGGACAGGCGAAGTTCGACTCGCTGGACGCGCTGCTCGTGGCGATGGGGGAGGACGTGAAGAGGTGCCGGGAGCTGATCGGGGCGTATGAGGGCGAGTAG
- the rbfA gene encoding 30S ribosome-binding factor RbfA, with protein MADNARAKRLADLIREVVAQKLLRGIKDPRLGSQVTITDTRVTGDLREATVFYTVYGDDEERAAAAAGLESAKGILRSEVGRAAGVKFTPTLTFVADALPDTAKTIDDLLDKARASDAKVRENASGAQYAGEADPYRKPGEDEDDAAE; from the coding sequence GTGGCCGACAACGCGCGTGCCAAGAGGCTGGCGGACCTCATCCGAGAGGTGGTGGCCCAGAAGCTGCTGCGTGGGATCAAGGACCCGCGGCTCGGCTCACAGGTCACCATCACGGACACCCGGGTGACCGGGGATCTGCGGGAGGCGACCGTCTTCTACACGGTGTACGGGGACGACGAGGAGCGGGCGGCCGCCGCCGCGGGACTGGAGAGCGCCAAGGGCATCCTCCGTTCCGAGGTCGGCCGGGCCGCGGGCGTGAAGTTCACGCCGACCCTCACGTTCGTGGCCGACGCCCTCCCGGACACCGCCAAGACCATTGATGACCTCCTCGACAAGGCGCGGGCCTCGGACGCCAAGGTGCGCGAGAACGCGTCGGGCGCCCAGTACGCCGGTGAAGCCGATCCGTACCGGAAGCCGGGCGAGGACGAGGACGACGCCGCCGAATGA
- a CDS encoding ferritin-like domain-containing protein, with the protein MSSGELTAVQAALAAEHAAVYGYGVVGGKIGEARRSEAREAYDAHRARRDELTRAVRDLGGKPAVAAAGYALPFPVTDADSAVRLATELEERVAGVYSDLVRASEGDRRGAAAEALREAAVRAVRWRGGSVAFPGLAERAAGATPPATSHT; encoded by the coding sequence GTGAGCAGCGGGGAGCTGACGGCGGTGCAGGCGGCGCTCGCGGCCGAGCATGCCGCGGTGTACGGGTACGGGGTCGTCGGCGGGAAGATCGGCGAGGCGCGGCGGAGCGAGGCGCGGGAGGCGTACGACGCGCACCGGGCCCGCCGGGACGAGCTCACCCGGGCCGTACGGGACCTGGGCGGCAAGCCCGCCGTGGCGGCCGCCGGGTACGCGCTGCCGTTCCCGGTGACCGACGCCGACTCCGCCGTACGGCTCGCCACGGAGCTGGAGGAGCGGGTGGCCGGCGTGTACTCCGATCTCGTACGGGCATCCGAAGGTGACCGGCGGGGTGCGGCGGCCGAGGCGCTGCGGGAAGCGGCGGTGCGGGCGGTGCGGTGGCGGGGCGGAAGCGTAGCCTTCCCTGGTCTCGCCGAGCGGGCGGCCGGTGCCACCCCGCCGGCGACATCGCATACCTGA
- the truB gene encoding tRNA pseudouridine(55) synthase TruB — MTQQRQKTTTPDGLVIVDKPSGFTSHDVVAKMRGIARTRRVGHAGTLDPMATGVLVLGVEKATKLLGHLALTEKEYLGTVRLGQTTLTDDAEGEITASVDASKVTRDAVNAGIAKLTGEIMQVPSKVSAIKIDGVRSYKRARDGEDFEIPARPVTISSFAVYDVRDAVAEDGTPVLDLVVSVVCSSGTYIRALARDLGADLGVGGHLTALRRTRVGPYKLDSARTLDQLQEELTVMPVAEAATAAFPRWDVDDRRARLLLNGVRLEMPEEYTGRGAVAVFDPTGRFLALVESQKGKAKSLAVFG, encoded by the coding sequence ATGACCCAGCAGCGCCAGAAGACCACCACGCCCGACGGCCTTGTCATCGTCGACAAGCCGTCGGGCTTCACTTCGCACGACGTCGTCGCCAAGATGCGGGGCATCGCCCGCACCCGGCGGGTCGGGCACGCGGGGACGCTCGATCCCATGGCCACCGGTGTGCTCGTCCTGGGGGTGGAGAAGGCGACCAAGCTGCTCGGTCACCTCGCGCTCACCGAGAAGGAGTACCTGGGGACCGTCCGGCTCGGGCAGACGACACTCACCGACGACGCCGAGGGCGAGATCACGGCGTCGGTCGACGCGTCGAAGGTCACCCGCGACGCCGTCAACGCCGGGATCGCCAAGCTGACCGGCGAGATCATGCAGGTGCCGTCCAAGGTCAGCGCCATCAAGATCGACGGCGTGCGGTCGTACAAGCGGGCCCGGGACGGCGAGGACTTCGAGATTCCCGCCCGGCCCGTCACCATCTCGTCCTTCGCGGTCTACGACGTCCGGGACGCCGTCGCCGAGGACGGCACCCCGGTCCTCGACCTGGTGGTGTCGGTGGTGTGCTCCTCCGGGACGTACATCCGGGCCCTCGCCCGTGACCTGGGCGCCGACCTGGGCGTCGGAGGCCACCTCACCGCGCTGCGCCGGACGCGCGTGGGGCCGTACAAGCTGGACTCCGCCCGGACCCTCGACCAGCTCCAGGAGGAGCTGACGGTGATGCCGGTCGCCGAGGCCGCCACGGCCGCGTTCCCCCGCTGGGACGTGGACGACCGGCGGGCGCGGCTGCTGCTGAACGGGGTGCGGCTGGAGATGCCCGAGGAGTACACGGGCCGCGGCGCCGTCGCCGTCTTCGACCCCACCGGGCGCTTCCTGGCCCTGGTGGAGAGCCAGAAGGGCAAGGCCAAGAGCCTGGCGGTCTTCGGCTGA
- the nusA gene encoding transcription termination factor NusA, producing MDIDMSALRGLVREKEISFDLLVEAIEAALLIAYHRTEGSRRHARVELNRETGHVTVWAKEDPEDLEEGQEARAFDDTPSDFGRIAATTAKQVILQRLRDAEDDATLGEYAGREGDIVTGVVQQGRDPKNVLVDIGKLEAILPVQEQVPGETYQHGLRLRSYVVRVAKGVRGPSVTLSRTHPNLVKKLFALEVPEIADGSVEISAIAREAGHRTKIAVRSTRSGLNAKGACIGPMGGRVRNVMAELNGEKIDIVDWSDDPAEMVANALSPARVSKVEVVDLAARSARVTVPDYQLSLAIGKEGQNARLAARLTGWRIDIRPDTEQPSE from the coding sequence GTGGACATCGACATGAGCGCCCTGCGGGGCTTGGTACGGGAGAAGGAGATCTCCTTCGACCTGCTCGTCGAGGCGATCGAGGCGGCCCTCCTCATCGCCTACCACCGCACCGAGGGAAGCCGCCGCCACGCGCGCGTGGAGCTCAACCGGGAGACCGGCCATGTGACCGTGTGGGCGAAGGAGGACCCCGAGGACCTGGAGGAGGGGCAGGAGGCGCGCGCGTTCGACGACACCCCGTCGGACTTCGGGCGCATCGCCGCCACCACCGCCAAGCAGGTGATCCTGCAACGACTGCGCGACGCGGAGGACGACGCGACGCTCGGCGAGTACGCCGGCCGCGAGGGCGACATCGTCACCGGTGTGGTCCAGCAGGGCCGCGACCCGAAGAACGTGCTCGTCGACATCGGCAAGCTCGAGGCCATCCTGCCCGTGCAGGAGCAGGTCCCCGGCGAGACGTACCAGCACGGCCTGCGGCTGCGGTCGTACGTCGTCCGGGTGGCGAAGGGCGTCCGTGGTCCGTCGGTCACCCTCTCGCGCACGCATCCCAATCTGGTGAAGAAGCTGTTCGCGCTGGAGGTGCCGGAGATCGCCGACGGGTCCGTCGAGATCTCCGCCATCGCGCGTGAGGCCGGTCACCGTACGAAGATCGCCGTTCGCTCCACCCGCAGCGGCCTGAACGCCAAGGGTGCCTGCATCGGCCCGATGGGCGGCCGGGTGCGCAATGTCATGGCCGAGCTGAACGGCGAGAAGATCGACATCGTCGACTGGTCGGACGACCCGGCCGAGATGGTGGCGAACGCGCTCTCCCCGGCCCGGGTCTCCAAGGTCGAGGTGGTGGACCTCGCGGCCCGCTCCGCGCGCGTGACGGTGCCCGACTACCAGCTGTCGCTGGCGATCGGCAAGGAGGGCCAGAACGCCCGCCTCGCCGCCCGCCTCACCGGCTGGCGGATCGACATCCGCCCGGACACCGAGCAGCCCTCGGAGTGA